GCCTGCCCGGCGCGGCGGCCGAGCGGCTGACCGCCTTCGTGGGCGGTCTCGCGGCGCCGGAGCGCCTGCTCGAGCGCGAGGCGGCCGCGCCGCTCCGGGAGTGCCTTCAGGCGCTCGGGGCGATGGGGTTGGCGGCGTTCGTGGACGTGGACTTCCGGATCGTGCGCGGGCTCGCCTACTACACCGGGGTCGTCTTCGAGCTGTTCGACGCCCGGCGCTCGCTGCGGGCCATCTGCGGCGGCGGGCGCTACGACGACCTGCTCAAGCAGGTGGGCGGCGTGGACCTGCCGTGCGTGGGCTTCGGGATGGGCGACGTGGTACTGGGCGAGCTGCTGGGCGAGCGCGACGGGTCGCCGAGGGCGGAGCCGTCGGTGGCGGTGTTCGTGGCGGCGGTCGGCGACGACGACCGGCCCGCCGCCCTGGGCCTCGCGCACGCGCTGCGCGAGCGCGGCCTGGCCGTCGAGTTCGCGCTCAAGAAGCAGGCGGTGGGCAAGCAGCTGGAGCTGGCGGCGGCGCGGGGCGCGCGCTTCGCGGTGGTCATCGGCCCCACGGAGCGGGCGGCCGGCGAGGCGGTCGTGCGCCGGCTCGAGTCCGGCACGGAGCAGCGGGTGGCGCTCACTCAACTGGCGAAGGACTATGCGTTCTAGGATCGCGTTCCTCACGGCGGCGCTCGCGCTGGCGGGCTGTGCCGTCGAGCACGGCAACCAGCCGGAGCAGCGGCCCGGCGCCGGGGCGGATCAGGCCGCCGCCACGCCGGGTGC
This region of Gemmatimonadales bacterium genomic DNA includes:
- the hisS gene encoding histidine--tRNA ligase; the encoded protein is MPPSALPGFRDVFPDALARRRRIFTAWRDVAARYGFEEYDGPPLEPVELYTRKSGDEIVEQLYRFTDKGDRDVALRPEMTPTLARMVAQRAAQLKKPIRWFSIPQLFRYERQQRGRLREHFQLNMDIIGEAGPLADAEVIAAALDIVRALGFGPGEVRARLSDRRILTDALVNDVGLAAGDVAGVLSAIDKLERNPDAVAGWMGERGLPGAAAERLTAFVGGLAAPERLLEREAAAPLRECLQALGAMGLAAFVDVDFRIVRGLAYYTGVVFELFDARRSLRAICGGGRYDDLLKQVGGVDLPCVGFGMGDVVLGELLGERDGSPRAEPSVAVFVAAVGDDDRPAALGLAHALRERGLAVEFALKKQAVGKQLELAAARGARFAVVIGPTERAAGEAVVRRLESGTEQRVALTQLAKDYAF